In Leptospira stimsonii, a single window of DNA contains:
- a CDS encoding DUF6580 family putative transport protein, translating to MIRSKSLIVFSLILIAVAGRYFPHPANFSPILAISLFAGAHFASKKLSLVLPVLSLLIGDMIIGFHDLMPVVYGMCLLLVVMGWKLRASSSVGRIVLSSLVGSVAFFAVTNFFVWLTSGMYTLDLNGFAQCYIMAIPFFPNSLLGDLFYTTVLFGAFALIEKAGWLKLAPVPVK from the coding sequence ATGATACGTTCAAAAAGTCTTATTGTTTTCTCTCTTATTCTGATCGCGGTTGCAGGTCGTTATTTTCCGCATCCGGCTAATTTTTCGCCGATTCTCGCGATCTCTCTTTTTGCAGGAGCTCATTTTGCTTCCAAAAAACTTTCTTTGGTTCTTCCTGTTCTCTCACTTTTGATTGGTGACATGATCATCGGGTTCCATGATCTGATGCCGGTTGTCTATGGGATGTGTCTTCTGCTTGTAGTGATGGGATGGAAACTGAGGGCTTCTTCTTCGGTGGGAAGAATCGTACTTTCTTCTCTTGTCGGATCGGTCGCATTCTTTGCGGTTACAAACTTTTTCGTTTGGTTGACTTCTGGAATGTATACTTTGGATCTAAACGGATTTGCTCAGTGCTATATCATGGCAATTCCATTCTTTCCGAACAGTTTGTTGGGAGATCTTTTCTACACGACCGTTCTTTTCGGAGCGTTTGCTCTGATTGAGAAAGCCGGTTGGTTGAAACTGGCTCCTGTTCCCGTGAAATAA